CATGGTGTGCACCACGCCCATCACGGCGGCGACGATACCGAAGGCCGGCAGGCCGTCGCCCAGCTTGGCGATGCACTGCGCCGGGACGTGGCCCTCATGATGGTGGGTCTCGATCTCGTTGTCCATCAGGTTTTCGATCTGGAAGGCATCCATGTTGCCGGAAACCATCAGGCGCAGGTAATCGGTAATGAATTCGACAATATGGTGATCCGCCAGCACTACCGGGTACTTCGAGAACACCGGGCTCTGCTCCGGGCTTTCGATATCGCCCTCGATCGACATCAGGCCTTCCTTGCGGACCTTGGACAGCACGTCGAACATCAGCGACATCAGCTCCATGTACATCTCGCGCGTGTACCTGGAACCCTTGAACAGGGTCGGCAGCGCCTTCATGGTTGCCTTGACCGCCTTCGGGGTATTACCGACGAAGAATGCGCCGAGCGCGGCGCCGGCAATCATGAGCACTTCCAGCGGCTGCATGAGCGCGGCCACATGGCCGCCGCTCAGGACGAAACCGCCGATCACCGACGCGACGACTATGACGTAACCAACTATGACAAACACGGGACTCCCGATCTGTGAAGCCGGGGACATGCCCGGTTGAAATATTTACGTAGGGAACTAGATTAGCTTGAGAATGGCCTACGGGCAAGTAAAAGTCCCCGTGATGTGGCTCAAAAGTGCCAAATGTGGAGAATTTTTCTGCTATCGGTAGTTACAATGCGCCGATCCGGCTCACGCTCGACAATGTCGAATTCGTAACTGACAAGCACACTGCCGGGGCGCATCTCGGCCTCCGCCTTGCGCCACAGGCCACCCATGGCGGCCGGCGACAGGTAGGCGAACACCACATCGTAATTACCGAAATTGAGGCTTTCGTAGTCGCCGCGCAGAAAACGGGCGCGGCTGCCGGTCGCGCGCGCACGCAGGCTGCTGGCCAGCCAGGGCAAGGGCGCGAGTTCGATCCCGCTGAGCTCGCAATCGGGACGGCGCCGGGCCAGGTCCAGCACCAGCCCGCCCAGGCCGCTGCCGATATCGACGATGCGCAGCGGGCGGTCAGGCGGCAACTGGCGCGCGACCGCCTCCCACACGCGCCGCCCGGACGGGTAGTAGGGCACCTGGGTGCGGAAGGTCGACCAATATACGAGCAGCAGGAACAGGAACACCGCCAGGAAGGCGGCCGGCGGCAGCGCCAGCGCATCGGCGCCCTGCCTTGCCAGCAGCAGGATTGGCGGAAACAGGAACTGGATCGCTCGCCACCAGCTCGCCAGCCCGGCGCGCCACGCGAGCAGCGCCGCCCAGGCGCCCTGCACCAGGGCGACGCCCAGCCAGGATTGCATGGCGGAGGATGGGAACAGGCCGGCGCGCGCCAGCAGCCAGACCGCGCCGAGCGTCAAGGGAAATGCGAGGATTTGCAGTAGCAGCGCCCGGACGGCGGGCGCGCGCCAGATGCGGCGCGGGGAAGTCGGACTCACGCGCGGATCAGGTCCGGACCGGCTCAGGCGGCGGCGAGCGCGGCGGCGTCCTTGGCCTTGCGGGTCTTGCCGGCTCGCGAAGGCATATGGCACAGGCCGCACTGGTAATCGTTGTTCAGGTCGAGCGAATTGACCACGTACTTGCCCTTGCATTTCGAGCAAGGCGCCAGCACCAGCATGCCGCCGTGGAAGAAACGGACCAGGGTCCAGGCGCGGGTCAGCGACAGCAGCGGCTCTTCGCCCGGCTCCGGCGGCATCTGTTCGAGGTAGAGCTTGTAGGCTTTCATCACAGCCTGGATACCGGTAGCGCCGGCGTGCTCAACCAGGAATTTATAGATATTGATGTACAGCGAGGAGTGGATGTTCGGCTGCCAGGTCAGGAACCAGTCGGTCGAAAACGGCAGCATGCCCTTCGGCGGCGACACGCCCTTCAGTTCCTTGTACAGCTTGAGCAGGCGCTCGCGCGACAGCGAGACTTCGCTCTCCAGCAGTTGCAGGCGGGCGCCAAGCTGGATCAGTTCGATGGCCAGCTGGATTTCCTGGGCTTCCGAGACGACGCTTTTCTTGCTCATGATTCACTCACTCCGACAACACGCAAACGCTAGGGACCTGACTTAAATCAAACCGGGGTCAGACTCCAGTTTTGGGCAATTTCCAAAATCGGGAGTCTGACCCCGGTTTTTGGAAATTTCTTAAGCGATCTCTTCGGCAGGCTGGCCGGCCATCAGGATGGCCGCGTGCGACTGCGCCAGGGCGCGGTCCTTGCTGTGGCTGGTGAGCATCGACAGGATGGCGGTGTCGTCGAAGCGGAAACGGGCCAGCATCATGTTGCCGCCGGCGAGCTTCAGGATCTGGGCATTGCTCATGCCTTCGATCAGGTCCGCGATGTCGGCCGAGATGCCGAGACGGAAGATCGCGGTGACCTTGTCGGCACGAATCATCTGCTGAGCAAGCATCAGGTAGCTCAGGTTCGCATCACGAATTTCAGCCATCATGTCGTTCGCAGTCATTTCCAT
This window of the Massilia sp. WG5 genome carries:
- the motA gene encoding flagellar motor stator protein MotA; the protein is MFVIVGYVIVVASVIGGFVLSGGHVAALMQPLEVLMIAGAALGAFFVGNTPKAVKATMKALPTLFKGSRYTREMYMELMSLMFDVLSKVRKEGLMSIEGDIESPEQSPVFSKYPVVLADHHIVEFITDYLRLMVSGNMDAFQIENLMDNEIETHHHEGHVPAQCIAKLGDGLPAFGIVAAVMGVVHTMESVGAPPAELGMLIAHALVGTFLGILLAYGFVGPLASLLEQKLEESTKMFQTVKVTLLASLNGYAPALAVEFGRKVLYSTERPTFAELEDHIKKAKSK
- a CDS encoding trans-aconitate 2-methyltransferase yields the protein MSPTSPRRIWRAPAVRALLLQILAFPLTLGAVWLLARAGLFPSSAMQSWLGVALVQGAWAALLAWRAGLASWWRAIQFLFPPILLLARQGADALALPPAAFLAVFLFLLLVYWSTFRTQVPYYPSGRRVWEAVARQLPPDRPLRIVDIGSGLGGLVLDLARRRPDCELSGIELAPLPWLASSLRARATGSRARFLRGDYESLNFGNYDVVFAYLSPAAMGGLWRKAEAEMRPGSVLVSYEFDIVEREPDRRIVTTDSRKILHIWHF
- the flhC gene encoding flagellar transcriptional regulator FlhC; protein product: MSKKSVVSEAQEIQLAIELIQLGARLQLLESEVSLSRERLLKLYKELKGVSPPKGMLPFSTDWFLTWQPNIHSSLYINIYKFLVEHAGATGIQAVMKAYKLYLEQMPPEPGEEPLLSLTRAWTLVRFFHGGMLVLAPCSKCKGKYVVNSLDLNNDYQCGLCHMPSRAGKTRKAKDAAALAAA
- the flhD gene encoding flagellar transcriptional regulator FlhD — encoded protein: MTANDMMAEIRDANLSYLMLAQQMIRADKVTAIFRLGISADIADLIEGMSNAQILKLAGGNMMLARFRFDDTAILSMLTSHSKDRALAQSHAAILMAGQPAEEIA